A genomic segment from Odontesthes bonariensis isolate fOdoBon6 chromosome 8, fOdoBon6.hap1, whole genome shotgun sequence encodes:
- the zbed4 gene encoding zinc finger BED domain-containing protein 4 produces MDGEEEFSHMSGDMVRESNGSMESKRREAKGTCLTIEGQDGYVFKSYSINPHDAADTRSPACSSTLDKDSPPCFHLSSQDDRQLELDDTCITGPASPSADIEGNAESEQYENGNESSEHVNDIEDANGMEEETQDDESLPFGSSIGPFVTKDGDDYSNLLSGYTSTLYDVAMDAVTQSLLSSMRSHANPRKKSPAWNHFCISPRDSTKAICLYCMKEFSRGKNEKDLSTSCLMRHVRRAHPTVLLQDGADTSSNNLPLSFASSLIPPSPNSPKNGDLNNSILTSASKNTSPSTSSAENSDPSSKEVLPKVEPKLNPLANADAFCSMLSSSHSSENNVVEDVSDGAPERLPGTPKGSSSRRRSAVWKHFYLSPADNSKAVCIHCMNEFSRGKNGKDLGTSCLIRHMWRAHKEVVIEENGQGNHIPPPYTNPPSLLSRIQLQDSPEVRKESPLLPSSPETISDELPQSMEDSMDIKQECEEMMHLSGQDSFLNLALKAQGEDTPLTSSPCDLFEGPSLDNDHSVFQQNKKIMKRVKSEVWHHFIVSPVDQLKALCRYCPCVISRGKRGDFGTSCLMRHLMRRHPDVLKNQKSTDDKELSPHPFSNLPTTTDAVSAKETESPATEKKPQTLPVFSKKTSKLWNHFSISPDDPTKVVCLHCSRTISRGKKTTNLGTSCLFRHMQRFHGHVLESNTISGDAPSAGIRVKQEVMETSVYETEQHCERFDEHHPVAKKITKLIAEMLALDLQPSALVENAGLNRLLEYLQPQYSLPPSSYFTSTAIPDMYERVKDVVLTHLKEAEGGVVHFTTSIWVSSQTREYLTLTAHWATYESSVRPHGQDFHCSALLSVSQIDCDQDMHDIPKQLEYLWDSWITSSGLKRGFTVTDSTTIRHTLEEHGHATMQCFGHTIDLIVSEAIKSQRMVQNLLSIARKICERVHRSAQAKEKLAELQRVHLLPENQLIQDVPSKWRTSFFMLERLVEQKNAIDELSIECNFREMISCDQWEVMLSVCNALKPFEVACREMSNRTATLGQVIPLIHILNRKIDLLFDETVGIDNMLKSLQEAMVSRMSATLRDPRYAWATMLDPRYKTSLFTEEEAEQCKLDLIQELELSSSTSVKSQLPNGCGEAPVSSSASPPKQGNLWSLMADVRQVKVEEKPKSSEAAVLEYLEEDILDQSCDPLDYWNLKKLLWPHLAKVAARYVGCPPSIVPAETLFSTASVNCALNQPRPMLDNMEGLLFLKVNLPLIYFQY; encoded by the coding sequence ATGGATGGGGAGGAAGAGTTTTCTCACATGAGCGGGGATATGGTTCGTGAATCTAATGGCTCCATGGAAAGTAAAAGAAGAGAAGCGAAAGGGACCTGCCTGACCATTGAGGGGCAGGACGGTTACGTGTTCAAATCCTACAGCATCAACCCTCACGATGCTGCCGACACAAGGTCGCCCGCTTGCTCCTCAACACTGGATAAAGACTCCCCCCCCTGTTTCCATTTATCTTCTCAGGACGACAGACAGCTGGAGTTGGATGATACGTGCATCACTGGTCCAGCTTCTCCCAGCGCCGACATTGAGGGAAACGCGGAGAGCGAGCAGTACGAAAACGGCAACGAGTCGAGCGAACATGTCAACGATATCGAGGATGCAAACGGGATGGAAGAGGAAACGCAGGATGATGAAAGCCTACCGTTTGGTAGCTCAATTGGCCCTTTTGTAACTAAAGACGGTGACGATTACAGTAATTTACTAAGTGGATACACGAGCACCCTTTATGATGTTGCCATGGACGCCGTCACTCAGAGTCTTCTGTCGTCTATGAGGAGTCACGCGAACCCGAGGAAAAAATCTCCCGCGTGGAATCATTTCTGCATATCGCCTCGAGACAGTACCAAAGCAATCTGTTTATACTGCATGAAAGAGTTCAGTCGGGGCAAGAACGAAAAAGACCTCAGCACGAGTTGCTTAATGAGGCATGTAAGAAGGGCTCACCCCACTGTGCTTTTGCAAGACGGAGCAGACACCTCCTCAAATAACCTGCCTCTCTCTTTTGCCTCATCTTTGATACCTCCCTCCCCAAACTCACCAAAAAACGGAGACTTGAATAACAGCATTCTGACTTCTGCCTCCAAGAACACTTCGCCGTCCACCTCCTCAGCAGAAAACTCAGACCCGTCATCCAAAGAAGTGTTGCCCAAAGTCGAACCAAAACTCAACCCGCTCGCCAACGCGGACGCTTTTTGCAGCATGCTCTCATCCTCACATTCCAGCGAGAACAACGTCGTTGAAGACGTGTCGGACGGGGCGCCCGAGCGCCTTCCAGGGACCCcgaaaggctccagctcccgTCGCAGGTCAGCCGTGTGGAAGCACTTCTACCTGTCGCCGGCGGATAATTCCAAAGCAGTATGCATCCATTGCATGAACGAATTCAGTAGGGGGAAAAATGGAAAGGATCTAGGGACTAGCTGCCTAATTCGTCATATGTGGAGGGCCCACAAAGAAGTTGTGATTGAGGAAAACGGACAGGGCAATCACATTCCCCCACCATATACAAACCCCCCCTCCCTGttgtcccgcatacagctgcagGATTCACCAGAAGTTAGAAAAGAGTCGCCCCTCCTTCCATCCTCACCGGAAACCATATCGGATGAACTACCCCAAAGCATGGAGGACAGCATGGATATTAAGCAGGAATGTGAGGAAATGATGCACCTCTCAGGGCAGGACTCCTTCCTCAACCTGGCCCTCAAAGCTCAGGGGGAGGATACGCCCCTGACGTCCTCGCCCTGCGACCTCTTCGAGGGCCCGAGCCTCGATAACGATCATTCAGTTTTTCAGCAAAACAAAAAGATCATGAAACGGGTGAAATCTGAGGTGTGGCACCATTTCATAGTGTCCCCGGTCGACCAGTTAAAAGCACTGTGCCGTTACTGTCCGTGTGTCATTAGTCGGGGGAAGCGGGGCGACTTTGGAACGAGCTGCCTGATGAGGCACCTCATGAGACGCCACCCGGACGTTCTCAAAAACCAAAAAAGCACAGACGACAAGGAACTGTCCCCTCATCCCTTCTCCAACCTCCCCACCACCACGGATGCAGTTTCAGCCAAAGAAACTGAGAGCCCTGCCACTGAGAAAAAACCACAAACCCTGCCTGTTTTCAGCAAAAAGACGTCAAAACTGTGGAACCATTTCTCCATTTCGCCCGACGACCCTACGAAGGTGGTTTGTTTGCACTGTAGCCGCACAATTAGCAGAGGCAAAAAGACTACGAACCTCGGCACCAGCTGCCTCTTCAGGCACATGCAGAGGTTTCACGGACACGTTCTCGAAAGCAACACAATCTCAGGTGATGCGCCGTCTGCTGGAATTCGTGTGAAACAAGAAGTCATGGAGACTTCCGTGTATGAAACTGAGCAACACTGTGAGAGGTTTGACGAACACCACCCGGTTGCCAAAAAAATAACCAAACTTATTGCAGAAATGCTCGCACTGGATCTTCAGCCATCAGCTTTGGTGGAGAACGCTGGACTGAACAGACTGCTCGAGTACCTCCAGCCTCAGTATTCTTTGCCACCTTCTTCTTACTTTACCAGCACTGCCATACCAGACATGTACGAAAGGGTGAAGGATGTCGTGCTGACCCATCTGAAAGAGGCTGAAGGAGGCGTTGTCCACTTCACGACGAGTATTTGGGTCAGCAGCCAGACGAGGGAATACCTGACCCTTACTGCCCACTGGGCAACATACGAGTCCAGCGTCAGACCCCACGGTCAAGACTTTCACTGTTCCGCTCTCCTAAGTGTCTCACAAATAGACTGTGATCAAGATATGCATGACATCCCAAAGCAGCTGGAGTACCTGTGGGACTCGTGGATCACCTCGTCAGGGCTGAAAAGGGGCTTCACTGTGACGGATAGTACCACCATCAGACACACCCTGGAGGAGCATGGCCACGCCACCATGCAGTGCTTTGGACACACCATAGACCTCATCGTAAGCGAAGCCATAAAAAGCCAGAGGATGGTTCAGAACCTTCTGAGCATTGCGCGGAAGATCTGCGAACGCGTGCACCGCTCGGCGCAGGCGAAGGAGAAGCTGGCCGAGCTGCAGAGGGTCCACCTGCTGCCGGAGAACCAGCTGATTCAGGACGTTCCGTCCAAGTGGAGGACCTCCTTTTTCATGCTGGAGCGGCTGGTGGAGCAGAAAAACGCCATCGACGAGCTGTCGATCGAGTGCAACTTCAGGGAAATGATCAGCTGCGACCAGTGGGAGGTGATGCTGTCGGTCTGCAACGCACTGAAACCTTTCGAAGTGGCCTGCAGGGAGATGAGCAACCGCACTGCCACCCTGGGACAAGTGATACCACTCATCCACATCCTCAACAGGAAGATAGACCTGCTGTTCGACGAGACCGTGGGCATCGACAACATGCTCAAGTCTCTACAAGAAGCCATGGTGAGCAGGATGTCTGCCACTCTGCGGGACCCCCGATACGCCTGGGCGACCATGTTGGACCCGAGATACAAAACGTCATTGTTCACGGAGGAAGAAGCCGAGCAATGTAAACTGGATCTGATCCAAGAGCTGGAGTTGTCCTCTTCTACCTCAGTAAAGTCTCAGCTGCCCAACGGCTGCGGCGAGGCTCCAGTTTCATCCAGCGCCTCCCCCCCAAAACAGGGCAACCTCTGGTCCTTGATGGCCGACGTCAGGCAGGTGAAAGTCGAGGAGAAGCCAAAGTCCTCAGAGGCGGCGGTGCTGGAGTACCTTGAGGAAGACATTCTGGATCAAAGCTGTGACCCCCTCGACTATTGGAACCTGAAAAAGTTACTGTGGCCCCATCTTGCCAAAGTAGCCGCCCGTTACGTGGGTTGCCCTCCCAGCATCGTCCCAGCAGAGACACTGTTCAGCACTGCTAGTGTTAACTGTGCCCTAAATCAGCCCAGGCCCATGCTGGACAACATGGAGGGCCTGCTGTTCCTTAAGGTGAACCTccctttgatttattttcagtaCTGA